One window from the genome of Gimesia aquarii encodes:
- the yidC gene encoding membrane protein insertase YidC — protein sequence MEQKRLLLFVTLSATVLFAWQLFVVPLIAPPQKPAVKKAPENAAQEKPDAEAPLAAKKPGEAAEVEKNEPKQQAVKQADLLNNPRQKVVLGSLDPESGYFLQVSVTTEGASLIDAHLNDPLYEELKANNQPLKVLDEFIAGKKDVKRSLDLDIKQLNAKLAPLKTDSKSANWKILEQVKDPRDPKIIQSVRMGLTAPDGTIEVQKQYSLKKYPVPEGKTFREFRDTDQAGYLVHFKINVINHGDALQKLDYQLLGPVGVPLENADNTRKFRDVRIGFLQDDLEIDTVTLYAPDIVEEVDAGNVEKLTRAFQFAGVDIQYFAALLTPDGNNYKPELINGEMRSNYYKSIEPVLISRSLKDVSQSSISVKINSVDMELAAGAEETHTYAMYVGPKRESLLGPPLKATEIMDFGFFGPVAKLMLWLLTTLHSIGLSYGLAIIGLTIMVRGSLYPLSRKQAVGAQKMKELQPQIAELKKKYGDDREKLGRAQMELFSKNNYNPLAGCLPIFLQLPIFFGLYTALNNAVQLRGTPFLWIDNLAAPDELFQLPFAIPFLGDYFNLLPIVTVGLFVVQQKLFMPPPTDKDQELQHKIMNYMMIAMGFMFYRVPAGLCVYFIASSLWGICERKLLDFQSKRHPSPAAATDSKTIEVKAESKKNQAPKKEASNNDKPEKKGWFARLQEIADQAQEQAALNEKKKQQSSRLKGAGKKSKKRR from the coding sequence ATGGAACAAAAAAGACTCTTACTATTCGTCACTCTGTCTGCGACTGTTTTGTTTGCCTGGCAACTTTTCGTCGTTCCCCTCATTGCCCCTCCCCAAAAACCAGCGGTTAAAAAGGCACCAGAAAACGCTGCGCAGGAGAAACCTGATGCAGAGGCCCCTCTGGCTGCGAAAAAACCAGGAGAGGCTGCGGAAGTTGAAAAGAATGAGCCTAAGCAACAAGCTGTAAAACAAGCAGACCTTCTCAACAATCCTCGTCAAAAGGTAGTTCTGGGATCGCTTGATCCCGAGTCAGGCTATTTTTTGCAGGTGTCTGTTACGACTGAAGGCGCATCGCTGATTGATGCTCATTTAAATGATCCACTCTATGAGGAGTTAAAGGCAAATAATCAGCCATTAAAAGTTTTGGATGAATTTATCGCGGGGAAAAAAGATGTCAAGCGTTCGTTGGACTTGGACATTAAACAATTAAATGCGAAATTGGCACCATTAAAAACAGATTCGAAGAGCGCAAACTGGAAAATACTGGAACAGGTTAAAGATCCGCGTGACCCCAAAATCATCCAGTCGGTTCGTATGGGACTTACAGCCCCTGATGGCACCATTGAAGTTCAAAAGCAGTACAGTCTCAAGAAATATCCAGTACCTGAAGGTAAGACCTTTCGTGAGTTTCGTGATACAGATCAGGCTGGCTATCTGGTTCATTTTAAAATTAACGTGATTAATCACGGCGATGCATTACAGAAACTGGATTACCAGCTTTTAGGCCCTGTTGGAGTTCCACTTGAAAATGCCGATAATACGCGTAAATTTCGCGATGTGCGGATTGGATTTCTTCAAGATGATTTGGAAATCGATACGGTTACATTGTATGCTCCCGACATTGTTGAAGAAGTCGATGCTGGTAATGTTGAGAAGTTAACTCGCGCATTTCAATTTGCCGGGGTTGATATTCAATATTTTGCTGCTCTTCTGACACCAGACGGCAATAATTACAAGCCAGAACTAATCAATGGTGAGATGCGGTCAAACTATTATAAGAGCATTGAACCTGTTTTGATCAGCCGTTCTTTGAAAGATGTATCACAAAGCAGCATTTCTGTTAAAATCAATTCGGTTGATATGGAACTGGCGGCTGGTGCTGAAGAAACACATACCTATGCCATGTATGTCGGACCTAAACGAGAGTCATTGCTCGGGCCTCCTTTGAAGGCGACCGAAATTATGGACTTCGGTTTTTTTGGTCCGGTTGCCAAACTGATGTTGTGGTTGTTGACTACATTGCACAGCATCGGTCTGTCTTACGGGCTTGCCATTATTGGTTTGACAATTATGGTCCGTGGTAGTCTTTATCCGCTTTCTCGAAAGCAGGCAGTCGGCGCTCAAAAGATGAAAGAGCTCCAGCCCCAGATTGCAGAGCTCAAAAAGAAATATGGCGATGATCGCGAGAAGCTCGGCAGAGCGCAAATGGAATTGTTCAGCAAAAACAATTACAATCCGTTAGCAGGTTGTCTCCCCATTTTCTTGCAGTTGCCAATCTTCTTTGGCTTGTATACTGCGTTAAATAATGCGGTCCAGCTACGGGGAACACCATTCCTCTGGATTGATAATTTAGCCGCACCTGATGAGTTGTTTCAGCTTCCCTTTGCAATTCCGTTTCTGGGTGATTACTTTAATCTGTTACCGATCGTTACAGTCGGTTTATTTGTTGTGCAGCAAAAGTTGTTCATGCCACCACCGACCGATAAAGATCAGGAATTACAACACAAAATTATGAATTACATGATGATCGCGATGGGATTCATGTTTTATCGAGTTCCCGCTGGTCTTTGTGTTTACTTTATTGCTTCCAGCTTATGGGGGATTTGTGAGCGGAAACTACTTGATTTTCAATCAAAACGACATCCTTCTCCTGCCGCTGCGACGGACTCAAAAACAATAGAAGTCAAAGCAGAATCTAAAAAAAATCAAGCTCCTAAAAAAGAGGCTTCCAATAATGATAAGCCTGAGAAAAAAGGATGGTTCGCTCGTTTACAGGAAATTGCTGATCAAGCACAGGAGCAGGCTGCTTTGAATGAAAAGAAGAAACAGCAAAGTTCTCGTCTAAAAGGGGCAGGTAAAAAGTCCAAAAAACGTCGATAA